GAAGAGGTAGTTGATCAGGCCGAGCGTGCTGGCGCCGGTGGAGACGTCAGGAACCATGACCAACCCCTTCCGCCAGGAGCCGGTCCATCAGTGCGTAACTGGCCTGGGCGGCCTGCTCAATGCGTTCGAGGACGGCCTCGGCGCGCTCGGGTATCGCGCCGGAGTGGATGGCTGCCGCGACCTGGTTGAGGTTGGTGCCGATCCGGTTCAGCGCTTTGGTGTGCGCTTCGATGGCCTCCACCAGCGGGCGGATGGGGTCGTCCTCCGGGCTGCCGACCATGCCCGCCTTGCCGAGCGCGACGGCGAGGGCGGCGTCGCCGACGAAGCCGGCGAACTTCTGGTGGCGCCGCCTGGCCTCGGCATCGATGAGGCGGACCGCGGTCGGGGTGAAGCGGATCTTCTTCTCCTGGTCGCGTTTCTCGGTGGTGCGCTTGCGGTTCATCCGCGCGGGCAGCGCGGGAGCGTCGGGCTCACGCCACGAGGGCTGCTCAACGGCGGCGGGCGGTCGACGGGCAGACGGCTTGGCATGTGGGGTGACGGAGTCGGTGGCGGGCTGCTCGGCGCTGTCGGCGGCAGACGCGGTGCGGGGCTCGTTCACCCCCTCGTCAGGCTCGGGCGCCCGCTGGCGCCCGGCCCCCTCTCCCGCCGCCACCCCAGGGGCGGAGGTAAGCGCGGACGAAGCCCCGTTAGGGGCTCGTTCGCTCCAGCTTGCTGCTGTTCGTCGGTCCCGGTTGAACCAACCCCAGCGGCGGGGAGAAGGGGGGTTCGTGTCGTTCGCACTGTCCATGTTGGTGCTCCGGTGCAGCGAGGGATGGGGCTGTGTCACGTCCGTCGCATCCGTCGCACGCCTGGTCAGCACAGGTACGGACACGCGGGCAGGTACGGAGAACTCCGTCCCGGCGACAGAGTCCGTCCCCGCGCTGACCTGCGCGGGGACGGATGCGACGAAGTGATACGGACCCCGGTGGGATCAGAGAGCGCGCTTGGGTCCGGCGGGTCCACCGGGCGGGCCGACAGGCAACGTCCCAGCCGGGGCGGCGGGCAGCCTGCCCTGCGCTACGCGAGCAGGAAAAGCGCCGTATTCGGACTCGGGCGCCGCCTCGACGAGGTCGGGGCAGTTGCGGGCCCAGGCGTCCAGGAAGCGGTTGCGCATGTATGCCTTGGCCTGCCTGCCCTTGTCGAACCGGTAGTTGGCTGGGCTGATGTTGAAGTCCCGCAGCAGGTTGCTCAGGTGGTACGCGTTCAGCCCTTTGGTGCCGTGCTCCGCCCACGGGGCCTCGGCGTCCTGGAGCAGAGCAGCGACCAGATCCTGGGTGGACAGGGCCTCGGGGTTCTCCGCCTGCGCGAAGATGCGGTGGATGTCGCGCAGGAGCCGCGTCTTCAGGCTGCTCTGCTCGTCCTGGGCCGCCTCGTGGCGGGTCATGGCCAGGCAGGCGGCACGAGCCTGGGCGGGCCACTGGCCGCCGGCCAGGTCGGCAGTGATGACCAGCGGCTCCCAGGTGTCCGCCGCCCGGTCCTCCACCGGCATGTGCGGCACCATGCGGGCTGCCTGCCCACGCAGCGGACCCAGCCATGCGGTCAGCCGGTCACGTAGCGCGTTGAGTTCTGGCACCGAGTACCGAGAGCGGAAAGGGGTGACCCGTTCGCCCGGCTTGCGCTTCTGCATCCGCAGAACGACCGCCCGGTCCATGACCGTGTCCGGCAGGTCGCCGATCCCCGCGATGGCGGCCATGGCGAAGGTCGGGAACGGGGTCGGTTTGTGATCCGGACCGGAGATCCGCCAGGCGGGCCGGTTGCGCTGGTGGCCGGCATTCAGCAGGCCGCGCAGGATCTCGCTGTCGCCGCTCGCCTTGGGGCTGAAGATGGTGTCCGCCTCGTCCACCAACATGGTGGGCGGGTTCTTGCCGATGATCCGGAAGATGACCGCCGGAGAAGTGTTCACCGTCATCATCGGCTGGTGCACGGTCTCGTGGAGCACGTCCAGAACCCGGGACTTGCCGCACCCCTTCGTTGGACTCACCACCGCCAGACGCGGCGCGTGCTGCAGAGCCGTCTGGATGTGCGTGGCCGCCACCCACAGGGTGACCGCGGTCAGCGCCTCCTCGCTGGGCAGCACCACGTACTTGCCGATCGCTGCCCGCAATTCGTCCAGCAGCGCGACCCCGTCAGCAGTTACCTGCGCCCGCGCGCCCTCATGGGCGCCGTTGTCTGCCTTGCCATCGACGGGTGCGATCTCGTGCTGCTCGGCCTCCACGGGATTGTCGGTCCCGGGTGAGAGACGAGGACCGACGCCCCGGTCCCCATTGCGGTCCCCTGGTGCAACTCCCGCGTCTCGGGGACCGGTCCCCGTTGCCACGCTGCTGGCCTGCACGTTTCCAGCGGATGTGGATATGGGGACCGCGGCTTGCGGTGACAGGGGACCGGGTGCGTCGCGGGGACGGTCCCCCGGCATCGCATCAGCGGAGTCCTGGTCCCGGCGGCGCCAGGGGGTGCCCCCGCCGGGGACCGCTGTCGTGGGCCAGGCGGCGGGGGATGTGTTCGTCGTGGTGGGGGACATAGAGTCCTCCATAG
The sequence above is drawn from the Streptomyces griseiscabiei genome and encodes:
- a CDS encoding DUF3631 domain-containing protein, translating into MRAAIGKYVVLPSEEALTAVTLWVAATHIQTALQHAPRLAVVSPTKGCGKSRVLDVLHETVHQPMMTVNTSPAVIFRIIGKNPPTMLVDEADTIFSPKASGDSEILRGLLNAGHQRNRPAWRISGPDHKPTPFPTFAMAAIAGIGDLPDTVMDRAVVLRMQKRKPGERVTPFRSRYSVPELNALRDRLTAWLGPLRGQAARMVPHMPVEDRAADTWEPLVITADLAGGQWPAQARAACLAMTRHEAAQDEQSSLKTRLLRDIHRIFAQAENPEALSTQDLVAALLQDAEAPWAEHGTKGLNAYHLSNLLRDFNISPANYRFDKGRQAKAYMRNRFLDAWARNCPDLVEAAPESEYGAFPARVAQGRLPAAPAGTLPVGPPGGPAGPKRAL
- a CDS encoding MobC domain-containing protein, whose amino-acid sequence is MNEPRTASAADSAEQPATDSVTPHAKPSARRPPAAVEQPSWREPDAPALPARMNRKRTTEKRDQEKKIRFTPTAVRLIDAEARRRHQKFAGFVGDAALAVALGKAGMVGSPEDDPIRPLVEAIEAHTKALNRIGTNLNQVAAAIHSGAIPERAEAVLERIEQAAQASYALMDRLLAEGVGHGS